In one Rutidosis leptorrhynchoides isolate AG116_Rl617_1_P2 chromosome 8, CSIRO_AGI_Rlap_v1, whole genome shotgun sequence genomic region, the following are encoded:
- the LOC139862650 gene encoding zinc finger CCCH domain-containing protein 14-like, whose product MDFVGRKRDRNGAPKRTREEMENNTPGVGSKSKPCMKFFSTSGCQFGEGCHFSHYIPGYKAPDQFTHTGAPFVRKPSMQQSFTDNPTPSMKTKICNKINTPEGCKFGDSCRFAHSQAEIGGKPSFPSYENNRGPMNYVGFGGYPGQYEPSPPALPAGANFGQSATAKISIDAALAGPVIGKGGVNSKHICRQTGVKLSVRDHETDEKQKNIELEGSFDQIQEASAMVRDIIVSLSGPNGGGRKTSGFQQQQQQPGGGNKIKTKMCENFAKGQCSFGDRCHFAHGADELRT is encoded by the exons ATGGATTTCGTCGGACGCAAAAGAGACAGAAACGGAGCTCCGAAACGAACTAGAGAAG AAATGGAGAACAATACACCTGGTGTAGGAAGCAAATCAAAGCCATGCATGAAGTTTTTCAG TACTTCTGGGTGTCAATTTGGTGAAGGATGCCATTTTTCGCACTATATTCCTGGCTACAAAGCTCCAGACCAGTTCACACACACCGGTGCACCCTTTGTTCGAAAACCCTCTATGCAGCAATCCTTCACCGATAATCCCACTCCTTCAATGAAAACCAAGATTTGCAACAAAATCAATACACCAGAAGGCTGCAAATTTGGCGACAGCTGTCGTTTTGCCCATAGTCAGGCCGAGATTGGAGGCAAACCGTCTTTCCCATCTTACGAAAACAACCGTGGACCAATGAATTACGTTGGTTTCGGTGGCTACCCAGGGCAGTATGAACCATCACCACCTGCTTTACCTGCTGGGGCCAACTTTGGTCAGTCGGCTACAGCCAAGATCAGTATTGATGCAGCCTTGGCGGGACCTGTGATAGGCAAAGGTGGGGTGAACTCGAAGCATATATGTAGACAAACTGGGGTGAAGCTGTCTGTAAGAGACCATGAGACAGATGAGAAACAGAAGAATATTGAACTTGAAGGAAGTTTTGATCAGATACAAGAGGCGAGTGCGATGGTTCGCGATATAATTGTGAGCCTCAGTGGGCCAAACGGAGGTGGAAGGAAAACGAGTGGGttccagcagcagcagcagcagcctgGTGGAGGAAACAAGATTAAGACGAAGATGTGTGAGAATTTTGCGAAGGGGCAGTGTAGTTTTGGGGATAGGTGTCATTTTGCGCATGGAGCAGATGAGCTTCGTACTTGA
- the LOC139862007 gene encoding uncharacterized protein, giving the protein MWRIKQFMPKEKSGLEGRMIDIGNLKIHVRNVIAEGGFSCVYLAHDAQNVSKHYALKHMICNDEESLELVKKEVSVMKSLNGHPNVVTLCAHTILDMGRTKEAFLIMEYCDKSMVNVLDSRGAGFFEEKQILLMFRDICNAVFAMHCQSSPIAHRDLKAENLLLGSDGLWKLCDFGSTSTNHKRFERPEDMGIEEDNIRKHTTPAYRSPEMWDLFLREVISEKVDIWALGCLLFRICYFKLAFDGESKLQVLNGNYRIPESPMYSSSMTDLIRDMLQSSPNSRPDITQLWFRVNGLLPNELQKSLPDRPPQMLQTDVHEGIPKSANKSSPMPRRTPPPPPTKESPRNAPQPITASGPMGAFWTTQHAKDSAVVEDPTSSVHRTSPESQAHRSPSKDFELKLFQDGPNAKYGDGFNAFATEFGLNKVSPGRNSVNFVNEEQLEAEVERLREQLKQVNMEKSELSAKYEKLSFICRSQRQELHELKRTLASQTPSPDKNASKNQLSPESRIQSLSKQEKEGTVNELQKGLFDNSSSSPDQNSWLAFTEDSKASPLISNSSRSVRTRNGHQNKKPAEASGGNASWGFEAESFTAVPSGSSPANLPKNPSQHFGDLKIKESKSGSQPAGWAGF; this is encoded by the exons ATGTGGAGGATCAAGCAATTCATGCCTAAGGAAAAGTCTGGGCTTGAAGGTCGTATGATTGACATTGGCAATCTGAAAATCCATGTTCGTAATGTCATAGCTGAGGGTGGGTTCTCTTGTGTTTACTTGGCCCATGATGCTCAAAATGTTTCAAAGCATTATGCACTGAAGCACATGATATGTAACGATGAAGAATCTTTAGAGCTGGTAAAGAAAGAAGTTTCAGTGATGAAATCACTTAATGGACACCCAAATGTTGTTACGCTATGTGCCCATACTATTTTAGATATGGGGCGGACAAAGGAAGCATTTCTTATAATGGAATATTGTGACAAGTCTATGGTTAATGTGCTGGATAGCAGAGGTGCTGGGTTCTTTGAGGAGAAACAGATACTCTTAATGTTCAGGGATATTTGTAATGCGGTTTTTGCTATGCACTGTCAGTCGTCACCCATTGCTCACCG CGACTTGAAGGCTGAGAATCTGTTACTTGGATCTGATGGGTTATGGAAGCTATGTGATTTCGGTAGTACATCAACGAATCATAAACGTTTTGAGAGGCCAGAAGATATGGGCATTGAAGAAGACAATATAAGGAAGCACACTACGCCTGCCTATAGATCCCCCGAG atGTGGGACTTGTTCTTGAGGGAAGTTATAAGTGAGAAAGTGGATATTTGG GCTCTTGGGTGTCTACTCTTTCGCATATGTTACTTCAAATTAGCATTTGATGGGGAATCGAAGCTACAAGTTTTGAATGGGAACTATCGCATCCCAGAATCACCAATGTACAGCTCATCTATGACAGATCTCATTAGGGACATGCTACAGTCTTCACCGAATTCCAGACCAGACATCACGCAG TTGTGGTTTCGAGTTAATGGTCTGTTACCTAATGAACTACAGAAGTCGTTACCGGATAGGCCACCGCAGATGCTCCAAACTGACGTGCATGAAG GTATTCCAAAGTCTGCAAATAAATCTAGTCCAATGCCTCGTCGAACTCCACCTCCTCCACCAACAAAAGAATCACCTCGGAATGCACCTCAACCAATAACTGCAAGTGGGCCCATGGGTGCTTTTTGGACAACTCAGCACGCAAAGGATTCAGCTGTAGTTGAAGACCCAACAAGCTCTGTACACAGAACTAGTCCTGAAAGTCAAGCTCATCGTTCCCCTTCTAAGGACTTTGAATTGAAATTGTTTCAAGATGGTCCAAATGCAAAGTATGGTGACGGTTTTAATGCTTTCGCAACTGAATTTGGTTTGAATAAAGTCAGTCCTGGAAGGAATAGTGTTAATTTTGTGAATGAAGAGCAGTTAGAGGCTGAGGTAGAAAGATTGAGGGAACAGTTAAAGCAGGTTAACATGGAGAAAAGTGAATTAAGCGCGAAGTATGAGAAGTTATCTTTTATTTGCCGATCACAGAGACAAGAGTTACATGAGCTGAAGCGAACTCTCGCTTCACAAACTCCGTCACCAGATAAAAATGCTTCAAAAAATCAGCTTTCTCCTGAAAGTCGAATCCAGTCCCTCTCTAAGCAG GAGAAAGAAGGAACAGTTAATGAGCTACAAAAGGGATTATTTGATAATAGTTCTTCAAGCCCTGACCAAAACTCGTGGCTGGCGTTTACTGAGGACTCCAAGGCTTCACCTCTGATTTCAAACAGCTCTAGATCTGTTAGAACAAGAAATGGCCACCAGAACAAGAAACCTGCTGAGGCCTCAGGCGGCAACGCTAGTTGGGGCTTTGAAGCAGAAAGCTTTACAGCGGTTCCTAGTGGCAGCTCTCCAGCAAACTTACCTAAGAATCCTTCACAGCACTTCGGTGACCTAAAAATCAAAGAAAGTAAGTCGGGTTCCCAACCCGCCGGATGGGCTGGCTTCTAG